One genomic region from Magallana gigas chromosome 3, xbMagGiga1.1, whole genome shotgun sequence encodes:
- the LOC105327859 gene encoding solute carrier family 13 member 2 — translation MRGLKLFLRRNSKKIIFLSCPILLLPVPAVLQSKTGSCAYGLLLMAIFWITEALPLAVTALLPIFLFPLLGVSKVNTLASTYTNNIIFVLIGGLSVAIAIEKWNVHKRIALRLLLLMGSQPKWLMLGFMLITCFLSMWVSNTATTAMMIPIAQAVIVQLMETKHKHLKEDKDVEEAVTETLLTKDILKNGGSVENDDVTQLNGSNIDKMEVFEHSEKTETEYSFDFESLDPASKRFCKAFCLCICYASNCGGIGTLTGTGPNLVIKGQADLMSDGQSVITFTSWFIFGFPIAVVTCLITWVVLQIYFFGVKQLFSCNKEDSTRVQDVIRMEYNKLGDITFAEKAVFFHFVILVLLWFSREPEFFPGWGSFFEHGYLGDSVPAVMIMISLFIFPSRRREKGNSIDDVIEIPSLLDWKTVSARMPWGVALLMGGGFALAKACTDSGLSQWLADQMSAIKDINEWSMVFVLSLIASFATEVTSNTAISTLILPILAELAIGIHKNPIYIMLPAAISTSFAFMLPVATPPNTLAFSYGYLKVIDMVKVGFILNIICVVVVTVAVNTWGIPYYKLDEFPDWAEKFLKTSIEISTSLPDNGTTNIYTTM, via the exons ATGAGAGGCTTGAAGCTTTTTCTTAGGAGGAActcaaagaaaattatttttctttcttgtcCTATTCTCTTACTTCCAGTGCCCGCTGTCTTGCAATCTAAG ACAGGAAGCTGCGCCTATGGTCTTCTTTTGATGGCAATATTTTGGATCACTGAGGCACTTCCTCTAGCGGTGACCGCCCTTTTGCCTATATTTTTGTTTCCGTTGTTAGGAGTCAGCAAGGTCAATACGCTAGCTTCCACGTACACTAAT AATATTATCTTTGTTCTGATTGGTGGACTCAGTGTAGCTATAGCCATAGAAAAATGGAATGTACATAAACGGATTGCTCTGAGGCTGCTCCTCTTAATGGGATCCCAGCCAAAATG GTTGATGCTTGGCTTCATGTTGATCACGTGTTTCCTGTCCATGTGGGTTAGTAACACAGCTACAACGGCGATGATGATTCCTATAGCCCAGGCTGTCATTGTTCAACTCATGGAGACAAAACACAAACATCTGAAAGAAG ACAAAGATGTTGAAGAAGCTGTGACAGAGACCTTGCTGACTAAAGACATACTGAAAAATGGAGGCAGTGTCGAAAACGACGATGTCACTCAACTAAATGGTTCTAACATAGACAA GATGGAAGTTTTTGAACATTCCGAAAAGACTGAAACTGAATACAGTTTTGATTTTGAGAGTCTAGACCCTGCTTCAAAGAGGTTCTGTAAAGCGTTTTGTCTGTGTATCTGCTATGCGTCAAACTGTGGCGGAATTGGAACCCTGACCGGTACGGGTCCTAATTTAGTCATTAAAGGACAGGCGGACTT GATGTCTGATGGTCAGTCGGTGATAACTTTCACTTCGTGGTTCATCTTCGGGTTTCCTATAGCAGTTGTAACTTGTCTTATTACGTGGGTGGTCCTCCAAATTTACTTCTTTGGAGTCAA ACAACTGTTCAGTTGTAACAAAGAAGATTCTACTCGAGTTCAAGATGTAATCAGGATGGAATACAACAAACTCGGAGATATAAC ATTTGCAGAGAAAGCCGTCTTCTTTCACTTCGTCATTCTAGTCCTTTTATGGTTTTCCCGGGAACCAGAGTTTTTTCCTGGCTGGGGCTCTTTTTTCGAACATGG GTACCTTGGAGATTCGGTTCCTGCTGTGATGATTATGATCAGTTTGTTCATATTTCCAAGCAGAAGGAGAGAGAAGG GCAACTCTATTGATGATGTCATCGAAATTCCAAGTTTACTAGATTGGAAAACGGTGTCAGCACGCATGCCCTGGGGTGTTGCCCTTCTTATGGGAGGAGGATTTGCTTTAGCAAAAGCATGTACG GATTCAGGCCTGTCCCAATGGCTTGCCGATCAAATGTCTGCAATAAAAGACATCAATGAATGGTCGATGGTATTTGTGCTTTCTCTGATAGCTTCATTTGCAACGGAAGTGACGAGTAACACCGCCATTTCCACGCTGATTCTCCCAATCCTTGCCGAGCTC GCTATTGGAATACACAAGAACCCCATTTATATCATGTTACCCGCAGCCATATCAACCTCATTCGCCTTTATGTTGCCTGTTGCCACGCCCCCAAATACTCTCGCCTTTTCCTATGGATACTTGAAAGTGATTGATATG GTAAAAGTTGGGTTTATTCTGAACATTATCTGTGTTGTGGTTGTAACGGTTGCCGTTAATACGTGGGGGATTCCTTACTACAAACTGGACGAGTTTCCTGACTGGGCTGAGAAATTCCTGAAGACTTCTATTGAAATAAGCACCAGTCTTCCCGATAATGGTACAACAAATATATACACCACAATGTGa